Proteins co-encoded in one Macadamia integrifolia cultivar HAES 741 unplaced genomic scaffold, SCU_Mint_v3 scaffold1921, whole genome shotgun sequence genomic window:
- the LOC122065199 gene encoding cytochrome P450 703A2: MDLGILGLASTLISSFLFFLVLYLKLAQKPLENTGKLPPGPPRWPIVGNLLQLGPLPHKDFAAFCKKYGPLVYLRLGSVDAITTDDPEMIREILLRQDDIFASRPRTLAAVHLAYGCGDVALAPLGPNWRRMRRICMEHLLTTKRLDSFAVHRAHEAQHLVRYVWAKSRTGKQYFGDKSAGPDEALEFMHITHELFWLLGLIYLGDYLPIWRWFDPFGCERKMREVEKRVDEFHMKIIEEHRKGGERTVEEDGGGMDFVDILLSLPGEEGKKNLDDVEIKALIQDMIAAATDTSSVTNEWAMAEVIKHPRVLQKVQEELDSVVGRERMVTESDLPHLNYLRCIVRETFRMHPAGPFLIPHESIRSTKINGYYIPAKTRVFINTHALGRNTHIWDDVEEFRPERHLSEDGSRVEVSHGNDFKILPFSAGKRKCPGAPLGVVFVLMALARLFHCFNWSPPEGLRPEDIDTDEVYGMTMPKAKPLMAMARPRLASYLYC; this comes from the exons ATGGATTTAGGCATATTGGGTCTGGCCTCAACTCTTATTagttcctttctcttttttcttgttctatACCTCAAGCTAGCTCAGAAACCCCTTGAGAATACAGGGAAACTCCCTCCAGGTCCACCAAGATGGCCCATTGTTGGTAACCTTCTTCAATTGGGCCCTTTACCACATAAGGACTTCGCAGCCTTCTGCAAGAAGTATGGGCCCTTGGTCTATCTACGGCTTGGAAGTGTTGATGCAATCACTACCGATGACCCCGAGATGATACGCGAAATACTTCTCCGGCAAGATGACATCTTTGCCTCTCGACCTCGAACCTTAGCCGCCGTTCACCTCGCTTATGGGTGTGGGGATGTGGCATTGGCACCATTAGGCCCAAATTGGAGGAGAATGAGGAGAATATGCATGGAACATCTACTGACGACCAAGAGACTGGACTCATTTGCAGTTCACCGGGCTCATGAAGCCCAACACCTAGTACGGTATGTATGGGCCAAATCTCGAACTG GGAAGCAATATTTTGGGGACAAATCAGCTGGACCGGATGAAGCTCTGGAGTTCATGCACATAACCCATGAGTTATTTTGGCTTCTTGGGTTAATATACTTAGGTGATTATCTTCCCATTTGGAGGTGGTTCGATCCTTTCGGATGCGAGAGGAAGATGAGAGAAGTGGAGAAGAGAGTGGATGAGTTCCATATGAAGATAATTGAGGAACATaggaagggaggagagaggacggtggaagaagatggaggagggATGGACTTTGTTGATATTTTGTTGTCTTTGCCTGGTGAAGAAGGCAAGAAAAACTTGGATGATGTGGAGATCAAAGCTCTAATTCAG GATATGATAGCTGCTGCCACAGACACATCTTCAGTGACAAATGAATGGGCCATGGCAGAAGTGATAAAGCATCCAAGGGTTCTTCAAAAAGTCCAGGAAGAGCTGGACTCAGTTGTGGGCCGAGAACGTATGGTCACTGAATCAGATTTACCCCACCTTAACTACTTACGGTGCATTGTCCGTGAAACCTTCCGAATGCACCCGGCCGGACCCTTTCTCATTCCACATGAATCCATTAGATCAACAAAGATCAACGGCTATTATATCCCTGCCAAGACACGTGTCTTCATCAACACTCATGCACTTGGACGGAACACCCATATTTGGGATGACGTCGAGGAATTCCGGCCGGAGAGGCATCTTTCGGAGGACGGGAGCCGGGTTGAAGTAAGCCATGGGAATGATTTCAAGATCTTGCCCTTTAGTGCAGGCAAGAGGAAATGCCCCGGTGCACCGTTAGGCGTCGTTTTCGTCTTGATGGCTCTGGCTCGCCTATTCCATTGCTTCAACTGGAGCCCGCCGGAGGGGTTGAGGCCGGAGGACATTGATACTGATGAGGTGTATGGGATGACAATGCCCAAGGCCAAGCCATTGATGGCCATGGCTAGGCCACGCTTAGCTAGTTATTTGTATTGCTGA